A section of the Oscillospiraceae bacterium genome encodes:
- a CDS encoding ParB/RepB/Spo0J family partition protein, whose amino-acid sequence MAPRTQHAGLLESRRVAYLKISAIAPNPAQPRRWFDGEGLRELADSIAQYGVLQPLTVRRVAGGYELVAGERRLRAAEMAGLTQVPCLVVGVNAEESALLALVENLQRRDLDFLEEAEGIERLIRVYGLSQEEAARRLGKSPSAVSNKLRLLRHPPEVRALLRKYALTERHARVLLRLESTADRMRAIERIARLKMNVAQAERYVEGLLEARPAAPAPESRPRPLYVFKDIRLFLNTLRRAADTMRRAGVATDIDSRELEDALLLTIRIARKP is encoded by the coding sequence ATGGCGCCGCGCACACAGCACGCCGGGCTCTTAGAGAGCCGGCGCGTCGCGTATCTGAAGATTTCCGCCATCGCGCCGAACCCGGCCCAGCCGCGGCGGTGGTTCGACGGAGAGGGTCTGCGCGAGCTCGCAGACAGCATTGCCCAGTACGGGGTTCTCCAACCCCTCACGGTGCGCCGCGTCGCCGGCGGGTATGAGTTGGTGGCGGGGGAGCGGCGGCTGCGCGCGGCGGAAATGGCGGGGCTCACGCAGGTGCCCTGTCTGGTGGTGGGGGTGAACGCCGAGGAGTCCGCGCTCCTTGCCCTGGTTGAGAATCTCCAGCGGCGGGACCTGGATTTTCTTGAGGAGGCGGAGGGCATCGAACGCTTGATCCGAGTCTACGGGCTGTCTCAGGAGGAGGCGGCCCGCCGGCTGGGGAAATCCCCGTCGGCGGTGTCGAACAAACTGCGGCTGCTGCGGCATCCGCCGGAGGTGCGCGCGCTGCTGCGCAAGTATGCGCTGACGGAGCGGCACGCGCGGGTCCTGCTCCGCCTGGAAAGCACCGCCGACCGCATGCGGGCCATCGAGCGCATTGCCCGGCTGAAGATGAATGTGGCGCAGGCGGAGCGCTATGTGGAGGGGCTGTTGGAGGCCCGCCCGGCCGCGCCCGCGCCGGAGAGCCGGCCCCGCCCGCTGTATGTCTTCAAGGACATCCGGTTGTTTTTAAACACGCTACGCCGCGCGGCCGACACCATGCGCCGCGCCGGCGTCGCCACCGACATCGACAGCCGCGAACTCGAGGACGCCCTGCTCCTCACAATCCGCATCGCACGAAAACCCTGA